The genomic stretch GTAGTTCAACCCATTGTTCGTCACCATGTTCAACCTTATCAAGGTCTTCTTCCATTTGTGCAGTAAACTTAACATTTACAATCTTAGGAAATCTTTCTTTTAATAGAGTTACAAGTGCCTCACCAAGTTCAGTTGGTACAAGGGACTTTGCTTCTCTTTTAACATATTCTCTACTTGTAATTGTTGAGATTGTTGCAGCATATGTTGATGGACGGCCAATACCGTTTTCTTCAAGTGCTTTGATTAGAGACGCTTCTGTAAATCTTGCAGGTGGCTGAGTAAAGTGCTGGTTAGGGATAATCTCTCTAACCTTAGTAGGCATATTCTTCTCTAGTGGAGGAAGCTGCTTTTCCTTTGTACCTTCAGCATCATTACTGTCAACATAAAGTGTTGTATAACCGTCAAAGTCAACTCTGTAACCTGATGCCTTAAAGATATAGTCATTGGCATTGATTTCTGCTTGAGTTGTTTTGTGGATACAATCAGCCATCTGACAAGCAGTAAATCTATCCCAAATCAGTTTATATAGCTTATACTGTTCAATAGTTAAGCTATCCTTAACCTTATCAGGTGACAATGATGGAATAGATGGTCGAATAGCTTCGTGACCATCTTGAGCATTTGAACGAGATTTAAACACTCTTGGCTTTGGTGGTAAATATTCAGGTCCAAAGTTATCATTAATATACTGAGTTACTTCTGCAACGGCATCATTAGAAATTCTTAATGAGTCAGTTCTCATATATGTGATAAGACCTGTTGTACCATAGCCCTCAACATCAACACCTTCATAAAGTTCCTGAGCAATTTTCATTGTTCTTCTTGACTGATAACCAAGTTTACGAGATGCCTCCTGTTGCAAAGTTGAAGTAATAAATGGTGGGTATGGTGACTTTTTACGAGTACCGTTTCTTACTTTTGTAACAATAAATTCAGCATCCTTGATTTCTTCAAGAATCTTGTCAGCCTCTTCTTTATTATTAATCTTAATTTTCTTACCGTCAGGTCCAAGTGCTAAAGATGCATTGAAAACTTTTCTGCTTGACTTTGGAGAAAGTTTTGCTTCAATTGACCAATATTCTTCCGGTTTAAATGCTCTGATTTCGTTTTCTCTGTCTACGATAATCTTAAGAGCTACAGACTGCACTCTACCGGCAGAAAGGCCTCTACGAATCTTTTGGCTAACAAATGGACTTAGCTTATAACCAACAAGTCTGTCAAGAATTCTTCTTGCCTGTTGAGCATTAACAAGGTCAATGTCAATAGAACGAGGGTTCGCCATACCGTTATTGACACCTGTCTTAGTAATTTCGTTAAATTCAACTCTATTTTTATCTTCTAAATCAAGTCCTAAAATATATGCTAAATGCCAAGAAATAGCCTCACCTTCACGGTCCGGGTCAGTTGCAAGATAAATCTTGTCACTGTCTTTTGCAAGTGACTTTAGTTCATCAACTAACTTTTCTTTACCTTTGATGATTGCATATTTAGGAGCATAATTTTTCTTTATATCAACAGCAAGTCTAGCCTTTGGTAGGTCACGAACATGACCCATTGATGCTACAACTTCATAATCTTTTCCAAGATATTTTTTGATTGTTTTAGCCTTAGCAGGAGACTCCACTATTACTAAATTTGACATTTATCTATCCTCCGATAGTTACTTTATTTTATACTGTTTGCCCGGTAAAACTACTATTAAATCCATAAGTTCAAGATTTGTTAGTATTCCGGAAATTTTATATACCGGTAAGTTACATTTATCAGACAAATCATCTATATGTATAGGATCATTTCCGATAGCATAATAAACCTTTGATGAATTTTCATCAAGGTTTACATCATATCTATGGCCCTTTATAAACTCTTTTTCGGGTTTTACATTAGACTTTTTTGCAGGAATTTTCAGCACTGTACTGTCAGGGATATCATACTCATCATCTTCATAAACTTCTAAATTATTAAATTCATTATAGTAGTTTAAAATATCAAGATAAGTAGTTACAGGAATAGCACCATCCTTAATAAGTTGGTTTGAGCCAACAGAATAGACACTATTGATGTTTGCCATTACAGCAAAAACATCTTTACCTTGTTCTCTTCCGGCAATATCGGCTGTAACTAATGCACCACTTTTCTTCCCTGCTTCAACAACAAGAACACCTCTTGAAAGTGCAGAGATTATTCTGTTACGAGATAAAAAGTGATGTGGCAAAGGCTCTGTATCCGGAGGATATTCTGAAATTAAACATCCTCTGTGTGTTATAGCCTTTCTCATAGGCTCATTTTTCATAAGGTAAGGATAATTGATACCACAACCTAAAACACAAATTGTAATACCATCAGCGTTTAATGCACCTGTATGTGCTGAACTGTCAACACCCATTGCACCACCACTAATTATAGTTACCTTACATTTTGAAAGATTATGAGAAATACTGTAAGCCACCTTTTTGCCATATGTTGTAGCTTTTCTTGTACCTACAATAGCAATAGTTAAAAGATTATCAACTCTTGGTAAATATCCACTAACATATATAACTGCAGGTGGAGTATCTATATTACGCAAACAATTAGGGTATCTGTCATTATCTATTGCAAAAATGGAATAACCCAAACTTTCACATTTAGATATAATTTCATCAGCTTTTTCAATCGGAGTTTCTTCTAGGTGGTTAATTTCCTTTTCGGTAAAAATACCACAAAATCTCCATTCAAAGTCCTGACCATTATAAAATACAGAAATATCCCTATACTCTTCAGTTTCGTAAAGTCTTTTAACTTTTGGATTATCATAGCCAAGAGCTAAACTTAGCCATATCCAATAACGATTATTATTCATTATTTGACATTTCCCACATAATTATACTAGCTGCTACTCCGGCATTAAGAGAATCAATCTTTCCCTTCATAGGTACAATAACTTGGTAGTTACAAGCATTAATAGTCATTTCACTTAGTCCATTAGCTTCGTTACCTATTACAACAAGAGCATTCTTAGAGAACTCAAAATCACCTAAAGTTTTGGCAGTATCTTTTAAACAAGCAGCATAAGACCTACCATGCTTATTAAATTCACATTCAATATATTCTTCTGCGTCATTAATAATATAGAAAGGTACACGGAAAATTGCACCCATACTACCTCTTACAACCTTTGGACTATAAATATCACAAGAATCTTTTGTAATAAATACACCTTTAATTGAAAAAGCATCTGCAGAACGCAATACTGTTGCAATATTGTCCGGATTTTGCACATTGTCTAAAAGTACAAACTTACCATTATAATCAATTTTATCAATATCATCAGTTTTGTCAAGTGTTTTAAGTACAAGCATTACACCTTGTGGTGACTTTGTATCGGACAAAACATTGAAAATGTTGTTAGGTACAACTATTGATTCATCAGAAATTGACTCAAGTCTATTGCATAATTCAAGATTTCTGGTATAGAAATTTTCGCTACAAAGTAGCACATCAATATGAATATTAGAAATTAAAACATCTTGGCAAGTTCTTAGTCCTTCTGCAACAAACTGCTTGTTCTTGTTCCTATACTTTTTCTGCTTTACTAATTTATGAATATGCTTTAGAGTACCATTTTCTCTACTTGTAACAAACTTCATATAATGACCTCTTTTTTAGATAGTAAAAAGCGTTTGAGGTAAGAACCTCAAACGCATAACACTTAAGCTTTTGTAACTTTTTCAACAAGGCTAGCAAAAGCTGCTGGATCAGAAATAGCAATTTCTGAAAGCATCTTTCTGTTAAGGTCAATGTTAGCCTTCTTAAGACCATTCATAAATGTGCTGTAGTTTGTGCCGTTTAGCTTACAAGCTGCAGAAATTCTTGTGATCCAAAGTCTTCTGAAATCTCTCTTCTTCTGCTTACGACCAATGTATGCATAGTTACCAGATTTCATAACTGCCTGCTTAGCCATCTTAAAGTGCTTACTCTTTGCACCGTAATAACCCTTAGCAAGCTTTAATGTTTTGTTTCTTCTTTTGCGAGTCATCATCGCGCCTTTTACACGAGCCATTCTATATTTCCTCCGTTATTTCGTAAGTTAAATTCAAAAAGTTAATTATTTGTAAGGGATTAATTTCTTAATCTGAGCTGTATTTGTCTTATCAGCTACACAAGTCTGTCTTAGACCTCTCTTACGCTTTGTGTTCTTCTTGTTAAGAATGTGCTGCTTGTTAGCATGAGCACGGATAACCTTACCATTCTTAGAAAGTTTAAATCTCTTTTTTGCACCACTATGTGTCTTAATCTTTCCCATTATGAAAATCCTCCTTAAAAATTACTTATTTGGCTTAGGAGCTAGAAACATTAGCATATTTCTACCTTCAAGTTTTGCTGGTTTTTCGATAACAGCAACTTCTTCACAAGCTTTAGCAAAACGGTTCATTGTGTCATAACCCTGTTCAGGATGACCCATCTCTCTACCTCTAAAGCGAATTGAAACCTTAACCTTATCGCCTTTCTTAATAAACTTAAGGGCATTGTTAAGTTTTGTGTTGAAGTCATGCACATCAATATTTAGTGAAAGTCTAACTTCCTTAATATCAAAAGTACGCTGGTTCTTCTTGTTTTCTTTTTCCCTTTTAGCTTGTTCAAAACGATACTTGCCATAGTCCATTACTTTGCAAACAGGTGGCTTTGCCTGTGGAGCAATCTTAACTAAGTCAAGGTTACTCTCCATTGCTATATTGAAAGCTTTTTCTGAAGACATAATACCTAGCTGTTCGCCTTCGGCACCAATTAGTCTTACTTCCTTATCACGGACTTCTTCGTTAATCTGTAGTTTCTTGTTGCTGATTGTCGAGCACCTCCAAAATAAATTAAAAAAGTGGACAGATAAACTCCGTCCACTATAATACGCATCAGTAAAAAAACTGTAAGTATTAACCCACGCAGACGGCACCCCGTAGGTGAAAGCATAACTGCCTTTCTTTCTTTTACTCAATTATTATATATAAAAGCATTTAATTTGTCAATACCTTTTTGACAATTAATTAGAAATTTGATAATATGATACTAACGAAAGTCGAGGTAGACAAAATGAATAACTTTTTTCAACAACAATTGTACCACAATTATCAAATAAATCAAGAGAAAAAAATGATAAGAAAAGAAAGCAACAAACTTTCCTTTATGTTGTTTATTGCAATTATATTTATGAATATTGCAGCTACTGTACTATTTATGTTTATTGCATTTTTTAGCAAAGATACTTCTCTTACCACTACAGGAATACAAAACAGTTATTCTTCTTATGACTACATTATTAATGGTTTAGGAGAATTTGCCGGTTTCTTTGTTGTACCGTTCGTATTTTGCTTATTATTTCGTTACAAATTCAGTGAAGTTATTCCGGTTAACAGTAATAAGAAATATAATCCTTTATTATTGGTATTAGGTGGATATGCAATTTGTACTGTTGCAAATATTGCAGTTAGCCTACTAAATAATAATTTAAGTATATTTGGATTGACCAATACAACCGGTGTTGAATTTACAACCAAGACACCACTTGACCAAGTTATTTACTTTATATGTATTGCAATTATTCCTGCTTTAACTGAGGAATTTATGTTTAGAGGTGTTATCTTAAATTCATTTAGAAAATTCGGTGATGGCTTTGCAATTTTAATGTCATCTCTCCTATTTGGTTTTATGCATGGTAACTTTGTACAAATTCCATTTGCATTTATTGTAGGTTTAGCTTGTGGATTTATAGTTGTAAAGACAAATTCAATTATACCGGCTATGGTTTTACATCTTCTTAATAATGGTACATCGGTACTTATTGATATTGTAGCTAATTATGTTGGTGACAATTTGTATTCTGTAATTTCTTCGGTAGTTATTTTTACACTTACACTACTAGGCTTTATTTCTATAGTTTTGCTTGTAAAAAAAGGCCTTAACTTTAAATTTGGAAATAAATCTATTGTGAGTTTAGGTGCTAAGGATAGAATAGTTCAATTTTTTGCTAATCCCGGTACAATAATTCTTCTTTCATTCTTCATTATTGAAGCATTTATTACTTTATTAGGTTTTTAATTATGTATAATGAAAAGTATATGGATATTGCACTTAATGAGGCTAAGTTAGCTTTAGAAGAAAACGAAGTTCCTGTTGGTGCAGTAATCGTTAAAGATGGTGTTGTAATTGCTAAAGCTCACAACACAAGAGAAAAAACTAAAAATGCACTTCATCACGCTGAGGTTATTGCAATAGATAATGCTTGTAAAGAGTTATCAGGTTGGAGGCTTTGGCAATGTGAAATGTATGTAACAATGGAACCTTGTCCTATGTGTGCCGGTGCTATAGTTAATGCCAGAATACCTAATGTATATTTTGGTGCATATGATAAAAAGTATGGTGCTTGTGGTTCTGTTATCAATGTATTTAATATGAAAGAAAATTTTAAAGTTACTTACAAAGGTGGCTTTAAAGAAAAAGAGTCTTTAGAACTTTTTGATAAATTCTTTAAATATTTGAGAAACAAAAGAACATAAAATTAGTCCTTAACGAGTTGATTGTTAAGGACTTTTTTCTGTTTATTTTACTGTTAAATCATAGCTAATATCAATTAATGAAAGTATTTTTTCATCATCAACAGAACCATCAAGGCATATTGTAATCCAATGTTCCTTATTCATATGGTATGCCGGATAAAAACCATTTTCTTCTAAAAGTGAGCCTAGCATTATTGGGTCACACTTAATATTGACTATATCTACTATTTTATCAGAATATTCGCCTAATCTATTCTTAGGGATTTTCATTAATAAAGCAAACCATTTGTTATTGTTACTATGCCTAAAAACAGTAGAAACATTATCATTTTTAAAGGGTTTATCAGGTTCTTCACTAAATATTCCTGTAATTGATTTAACTAAACTTTCAAAATTCATATTACTTATTTTTCTTTAAAATTCTATCTGCTGCAATAAGTACACCTGTCTTACCACAATGGAAGTTAAATGAACCTTGCATCCATACTGCAAATGGTTCTCTAAGTGGTGCATCAGCAGAAAGTTCAATACTTGAACCTAAAGTAAATGTACCGGCAGCCATAATAACCTTGCTGTCATATCCCGGTAAATCATCAGGTACAGGTGTTACATAGCTATCTACCGGTGATCCTGCTTGAATACCCTCACAAAAAGCAATAAGGTTTTCTTCATTTTCAAGAAGAATAGCTTGTACAATATCTCCTCTTTTTTCATTCATAGTTGGTGATACACCGTAGCCCATTAATGTAAATAGTGTACTGGCAAAAACTGCAGTTTTCATAGCTTCACCTGTAATATGTGGTGAGTTAAATGCACCTAGGAACATTTCTCTCTTAGTGCTGATTGTTGCACCTAATTCTCTACCTGTACCCGGTGTTGTAAGTCTGTAACTACAAATTTCAACTAAATCTTTTCTACCGGCAATATAGCCACCTGTTGGAGCAATACCACCACCGGCATTCTTAATTAAAGAACCTGCCATAATATCTGCACCAACTTGAGTTGGCTCTAGTTCTTCAACAAATTCACCATAGCAGTTATCAACCATAACAATAGTTTCAGGGGACTCTCTCTTAACTATTTCAGCAATTTTCTTAATATCTGCAATAGTTAATGCTCTTCTTAGAGAATAACCTCTTGAACGCTGAATATAAGCCATCTTAGGTTTTGACTTTAGCTTTTCAACTAAAGTATCATAATCAACTTCATTATCTTTTAAAGGTACTTCATCATAATGAATATCAAAGTCCTTTAATGAACCTGAATAGTTACCCTCAATACCGATTACACTTCTGATTGTATCATAAGGAATACCTACAACAGAAAGCATAGTATCTCCGGGTCTTAGCATACCAAATAAAGCAACAGTTAATGCGTGAGTACCTGACTGAAAACTTTGTCTCACTATTGCATCTTCAGCACCAAATGCAGTGGCATATACTTCATCAAGAACTTCTCTGCCTCTATCGCTATAGCCATAACCTGTACTGTCGGCAAAGTGGCTTTCTGACACACCACAAGTTTGGAATGCCTTTAGCATTTTGTTCTGGTTATATTCTTGTATTCTCTCTATTTCTTGGAACTGAGTTTTGCACTCTTCCATTGCTTTTTCAGATAGTTCTAGAATTTTACTATCTAAATCAAAAAAACTCATCTATGTATTTCCTTCCATTTTCCTATTATATTAAAACCCATTTTGGTATAACATTCTTTTAAATTATTTTCACAAAATAAGCACAGGTTGTCTTTTTTTACATTATTTAAAAGGCTTTTTGCATAATCATTATTTCTATACTGTGGTAATGTAGCAATTGGTGAAATTATTTTACTATATTCATCACCTGTTATTATTGCACAAGAAACAATATTATCATTAAGTTTAAGTGAATAAATTTTACTACAATTCACTCTAACCTTAGAATGTAAATCAGTTGCAAAATATCCGTAATCAGCAATTTTTACAACAGTTGAATTGCAATTATTAAAGAAGTTAAAAACATCTTTATATTCATTAACGGTAGTAAAAATGCAGTTATTTTCTTTAATATTATTATCAATAAATTCTCTTTTCATAATTAAGCCGATTTCAGACTTACAAGAATTAAAATTCAGAGAATATTTTTCATTAAACAAAAGATGAGAAAACCCTAACACATTGAGAAATTCTTCAATTTCTTGTATGTTAGAATTTTCTGTTAAAAATAAAACAAACTGATTATCTAACCTTGAAATCAATGAAACATAATCTTCATTAAAAGACTGATACCATATATCAAGAAAGTCACAGTTAAGCCCATAAGATTTATACAATACATTTATTCTGGTGAAAAATACATCCTTATCTTTTAGCTTAGCTGTAACATTCTTATATTTTGTGTCATCAGACAGATATTTTATCATTTCAATTCTTTTACAAGGTTCTTGAAGTGAATACCTCTCTCCATAAAGTTCTTGTACAAATCGAAACTTGCACTTGCAGGAGATAGAGAAACAATATCACCCTTAACTGCTACTTCAGAAGCCTTTTTAACTGCTTCTTCCATATTAGATACACGATAAATTACAGGGTTACCCTCACTATAGCTAGGAGCTTTCTTAGTTGAAGTTTCAATCTTATCGGCAGTATTGCCCATTAAAATAAGAATTTTAACTTTCTTACAAATAACTTCACCTAGTTCATCATAGTTAAGGTTCTTGTCATAGCCACCGGCAATAATAATAATCTTTTCATCATATAGAGAAAGTGTACCTGATGCAGTTCTTGTAGGACTGGATGCAATAGAATCATTATAGTACTTAACACCATTAAACTCTCTTACAAATTCTGCTCTATGTTCTACACCTTGGAAAGTCTTTGCTACTTTCACAATAGTATCAACATCAACAATGCCCCATACTGCTGAGATAGCAGCCATATAGTTCTCTACATTGTGCATACCGGGAATGAAAATATCTTTAATATCAATGATTTCTGTTTCCTTACCGTAATCAGAATAAACAATCTTGTTATCCTTTAGATATGCACCGTTAGTAACTGTATTTCTTCTGCTAAACTTAACTAGCTGACCACGAACTTCACTTGAGAATGAATTTGAAATTTCATTATCAAGGTTTAGAACAGTCTTAGAGAAAGCATTTTGATGAAGAAGAATGTTCTTCTTAGCATCAACATATTCTTGCATATCCTTATGTATATCAAGGTGATTTGGTGAAACATTTGTTACAATAGCAATTTCAGGACTTTCTTTCATTGAGATTAGCTGGAATGAAGAAAGTTCAACAACTGCATAATCATCCTTAGTAATACTTTCAATTTCAGGTAAAAGTGGCTTACCAATATTACCACCTAAAAATACCTTTTTACCGGCAGCCTTTAGAAATTCTGAAACAATAGAAGTTGTAGTTGTCTTACCATCAGAACCTGTAACTGCAATAATATGACAGTTGGCAAGTTCAAAGAAAAGTTCCATTTCTGAAGTTACAACAACACCACGATTACGCATTTCAACAAGTTCATCCATATAATACTTCATACCCGGTGTTCTGAAAACAATATCAACATCAAGGTTCTTTAGGTAATTATCACCTAAAGAAAGTTTAACACCAAGTTCTTCTGCTTTCTTAGCGTTATCACCTAGGTCCTCAAAATTTCTTCTATCACAAGCAGTAACATCAATGCCCTTGTTTACGAACATTTCCATAACAGGAAAGTTACTGATACCAAGTCCACAAAATGCTACTTTCTTATCCTTTATACTTTCAAAAAAGTTATCAATTTTTGTCATAAGGTTCAACCTCCTAAATACATACTATATTATTATACCAAATGTAAAGAAAATTTCAATTATTTTATGCAAATAACGCAAAAAAACGGTGACAAAGTCACCGTTCTACTTAAAATTATTCTCTGCCAAGAAGTGAGTCAACAGAAGTTTCCAAAATATCTGCTAATGCAACAAGTTCAATATCTGTTACATAACGGATTTGACCTTCCAGCTTAGAAAGACCTGATGCATTCATATCAACGCCATTGACCTGCAACTGTGCAAGAAGTTCCTTTTGCTTCATTCCCTTCTTTTTTCTTGCAGATTCAACACGAGCACCAATTAGGTTTCTGTCGCCTAAGTTTTGTTTTCTTAGCCTCATAATATTCTCCCCATTTACATAATTATTTTTCTTTAAAGTAATTCTTTTGA from Ruminococcus bovis encodes the following:
- a CDS encoding CPBP family intramembrane glutamic endopeptidase, which encodes MIRKESNKLSFMLFIAIIFMNIAATVLFMFIAFFSKDTSLTTTGIQNSYSSYDYIINGLGEFAGFFVVPFVFCLLFRYKFSEVIPVNSNKKYNPLLLVLGGYAICTVANIAVSLLNNNLSIFGLTNTTGVEFTTKTPLDQVIYFICIAIIPALTEEFMFRGVILNSFRKFGDGFAILMSSLLFGFMHGNFVQIPFAFIVGLACGFIVVKTNSIIPAMVLHLLNNGTSVLIDIVANYVGDNLYSVISSVVIFTLTLLGFISIVLLVKKGLNFKFGNKSIVSLGAKDRIVQFFANPGTIILLSFFIIEAFITLLGF
- a CDS encoding methionine gamma-lyase family protein; the encoded protein is MSFFDLDSKILELSEKAMEECKTQFQEIERIQEYNQNKMLKAFQTCGVSESHFADSTGYGYSDRGREVLDEVYATAFGAEDAIVRQSFQSGTHALTVALFGMLRPGDTMLSVVGIPYDTIRSVIGIEGNYSGSLKDFDIHYDEVPLKDNEVDYDTLVEKLKSKPKMAYIQRSRGYSLRRALTIADIKKIAEIVKRESPETIVMVDNCYGEFVEELEPTQVGADIMAGSLIKNAGGGIAPTGGYIAGRKDLVEICSYRLTTPGTGRELGATISTKREMFLGAFNSPHITGEAMKTAVFASTLFTLMGYGVSPTMNEKRGDIVQAILLENEENLIAFCEGIQAGSPVDSYVTPVPDDLPGYDSKVIMAAGTFTLGSSIELSADAPLREPFAVWMQGSFNFHCGKTGVLIAADRILKKNK
- a CDS encoding TrmH family RNA methyltransferase encodes the protein MKFVTSRENGTLKHIHKLVKQKKYRNKNKQFVAEGLRTCQDVLISNIHIDVLLCSENFYTRNLELCNRLESISDESIVVPNNIFNVLSDTKSPQGVMLVLKTLDKTDDIDKIDYNGKFVLLDNVQNPDNIATVLRSADAFSIKGVFITKDSCDIYSPKVVRGSMGAIFRVPFYIINDAEEYIECEFNKHGRSYAACLKDTAKTLGDFEFSKNALVVIGNEANGLSEMTINACNYQVIVPMKGKIDSLNAGVAASIIMWEMSNNE
- a CDS encoding GNAT family N-acetyltransferase yields the protein MIKYLSDDTKYKNVTAKLKDKDVFFTRINVLYKSYGLNCDFLDIWYQSFNEDYVSLISRLDNQFVLFLTENSNIQEIEEFLNVLGFSHLLFNEKYSLNFNSCKSEIGLIMKREFIDNNIKENNCIFTTVNEYKDVFNFFNNCNSTVVKIADYGYFATDLHSKVRVNCSKIYSLKLNDNIVSCAIITGDEYSKIISPIATLPQYRNNDYAKSLLNNVKKDNLCLFCENNLKECYTKMGFNIIGKWKEIHR
- the murD gene encoding UDP-N-acetylmuramoyl-L-alanine--D-glutamate ligase, producing the protein MTKIDNFFESIKDKKVAFCGLGISNFPVMEMFVNKGIDVTACDRRNFEDLGDNAKKAEELGVKLSLGDNYLKNLDVDIVFRTPGMKYYMDELVEMRNRGVVVTSEMELFFELANCHIIAVTGSDGKTTTTSIVSEFLKAAGKKVFLGGNIGKPLLPEIESITKDDYAVVELSSFQLISMKESPEIAIVTNVSPNHLDIHKDMQEYVDAKKNILLHQNAFSKTVLNLDNEISNSFSSEVRGQLVKFSRRNTVTNGAYLKDNKIVYSDYGKETEIIDIKDIFIPGMHNVENYMAAISAVWGIVDVDTIVKVAKTFQGVEHRAEFVREFNGVKYYNDSIASSPTRTASGTLSLYDEKIIIIAGGYDKNLNYDELGEVICKKVKILILMGNTADKIETSTKKAPSYSEGNPVIYRVSNMEEAVKKASEVAVKGDIVSLSPASASFDLYKNFMERGIHFKNLVKELK
- a CDS encoding MmcQ/YjbR family DNA-binding protein, yielding MNFESLVKSITGIFSEEPDKPFKNDNVSTVFRHSNNNKWFALLMKIPKNRLGEYSDKIVDIVNIKCDPIMLGSLLEENGFYPAYHMNKEHWITICLDGSVDDEKILSLIDISYDLTVK
- the dprA gene encoding DNA-processing protein DprA, with product MNNNRYWIWLSLALGYDNPKVKRLYETEEYRDISVFYNGQDFEWRFCGIFTEKEINHLEETPIEKADEIISKCESLGYSIFAIDNDRYPNCLRNIDTPPAVIYVSGYLPRVDNLLTIAIVGTRKATTYGKKVAYSISHNLSKCKVTIISGGAMGVDSSAHTGALNADGITICVLGCGINYPYLMKNEPMRKAITHRGCLISEYPPDTEPLPHHFLSRNRIISALSRGVLVVEAGKKSGALVTADIAGREQGKDVFAVMANINSVYSVGSNQLIKDGAIPVTTYLDILNYYNEFNNLEVYEDDEYDIPDSTVLKIPAKKSNVKPEKEFIKGHRYDVNLDENSSKVYYAIGNDPIHIDDLSDKCNLPVYKISGILTNLELMDLIVVLPGKQYKIK
- a CDS encoding nucleoside deaminase translates to MYNEKYMDIALNEAKLALEENEVPVGAVIVKDGVVIAKAHNTREKTKNALHHAEVIAIDNACKELSGWRLWQCEMYVTMEPCPMCAGAIVNARIPNVYFGAYDKKYGACGSVINVFNMKENFKVTYKGGFKEKESLELFDKFFKYLRNKRT
- the rpmI gene encoding 50S ribosomal protein L35 — translated: MGKIKTHSGAKKRFKLSKNGKVIRAHANKQHILNKKNTKRKRGLRQTCVADKTNTAQIKKLIPYK
- the rplT gene encoding 50S ribosomal protein L20, whose amino-acid sequence is MARVKGAMMTRKRRNKTLKLAKGYYGAKSKHFKMAKQAVMKSGNYAYIGRKQKKRDFRRLWITRISAACKLNGTNYSTFMNGLKKANIDLNRKMLSEIAISDPAAFASLVEKVTKA
- the topA gene encoding type I DNA topoisomerase; translated protein: MSNLVIVESPAKAKTIKKYLGKDYEVVASMGHVRDLPKARLAVDIKKNYAPKYAIIKGKEKLVDELKSLAKDSDKIYLATDPDREGEAISWHLAYILGLDLEDKNRVEFNEITKTGVNNGMANPRSIDIDLVNAQQARRILDRLVGYKLSPFVSQKIRRGLSAGRVQSVALKIIVDRENEIRAFKPEEYWSIEAKLSPKSSRKVFNASLALGPDGKKIKINNKEEADKILEEIKDAEFIVTKVRNGTRKKSPYPPFITSTLQQEASRKLGYQSRRTMKIAQELYEGVDVEGYGTTGLITYMRTDSLRISNDAVAEVTQYINDNFGPEYLPPKPRVFKSRSNAQDGHEAIRPSIPSLSPDKVKDSLTIEQYKLYKLIWDRFTACQMADCIHKTTQAEINANDYIFKASGYRVDFDGYTTLYVDSNDAEGTKEKQLPPLEKNMPTKVREIIPNQHFTQPPARFTEASLIKALEENGIGRPSTYAATISTITSREYVKREAKSLVPTELGEALVTLLKERFPKIVNVKFTAQMEEDLDKVEHGDEQWVELLDNFYVDFDKTLKKAKEDMEGVKIKLKEDETDIVCENCGRKMVVKVGRYGKFIACPGYPECKNIKKFVEKIGVQCPECGGDVITRKTKKGKVFYGCSNYPDCNYMSWYEPVNEKCPQCGKILYKKKGKKQTIFCATEGCGYTKDQ
- a CDS encoding helix-turn-helix domain-containing protein → MRLRKQNLGDRNLIGARVESARKKKGMKQKELLAQLQVNGVDMNASGLSKLEGQIRYVTDIELVALADILETSVDSLLGRE
- the infC gene encoding translation initiation factor IF-3 encodes the protein MSNKKLQINEEVRDKEVRLIGAEGEQLGIMSSEKAFNIAMESNLDLVKIAPQAKPPVCKVMDYGKYRFEQAKREKENKKNQRTFDIKEVRLSLNIDVHDFNTKLNNALKFIKKGDKVKVSIRFRGREMGHPEQGYDTMNRFAKACEEVAVIEKPAKLEGRNMLMFLAPKPNK